In one window of Balaenoptera musculus isolate JJ_BM4_2016_0621 chromosome 10, mBalMus1.pri.v3, whole genome shotgun sequence DNA:
- the NCAPH2 gene encoding condensin-2 complex subunit H2 isoform X5 translates to MEDVEARFAHLLQPIRDLTKNWEVDVAAQLGEYLEELDQICISFDEGKTTMNFAEAALLVQGSACVYSKKVEYLYSLVYQALDFISGKKRAKQLSCEREDGPIGDAGSRAPQEVEYEFLSLDDLSDSRANVDLRSDQAPSETLIVPLLPMALVAPDETEKNSNPLYSCRGEVLASRKDFRMNTCTPHPRGAFMLEPVGMSPMGALLPRNQKEAGRAEEQPMEVSACRSPVPALSISQEPGTTPEGPVPGGGGEEEDTEGAAEPPEASAPEVPMEPQEPRSPEQSAAQPRRCALRERREALEPASRLKETPDPWQGLDPFDSLDSKPFRKGRPYSVPPCVEEAPGQKRKRKAAVKLQDFHQWYLAAYADHADSRRPRRKGPSFADMEVLYWRHVREQLETLRKLQRREAAERWRPRAQEEPWPAEEDRLEDSLEDLGAAAGDFLEPEEYAEPEGAEPGEDADLEAEAMPASLSYEELVRRNVELFIATSQKFVQETELSQRIRDWEDVIQPLLQEQEQHVPFDIHTYGDQVVSRFSQLNQWCPFAELVAGQPAFEVCRSMLASLQLANDYTVEITQQPGLEAAVDTMSLRLLTYQRAHKRFQTYAAPSMVQP, encoded by the exons ATGGAGGACGTGGAGGCGCGCTTCGCTCACCTCCTGCAGCCCATCCGCGACCTCACCAAGAACTGGGAGGTGGATGTGGCGGCCCAGCTGGGCGAATATCTTGAGGAG CTGGACCAGATCTGCATTTCTTTTGACGAAggcaaaaccacaatgaacttCGCCGAGGCAGCTCTGCTGGTCCAGGGCTCCGCGTGCGTCTACAGTAAGAAG GTGGAATATCTCTACTCGCTGGTCTACCAGGCTCTTGATTTCATCTCTGGCAAGAA GCGGGCCAAGCAGCTCTCCTGTGAGCGGGAAGACGGGCCCATTGGGGATGCCGGCTCCAGGGCCCCCCAGGAAGTGGAGTATGAG TTCCTGTCGTTGGATGACCTCTCTGATTCCCGCGCTAACGTGGATCTGAGGAGTGACCAGGCCCCCAGT GAGACCCTCATCGTCCCCCTCCTGCCCATGGCCCTGGTAGCCCCTGATGAGACGGAGAAGAATAGTAACCCCCTGTACAG CTGTCGGGGGGAGGTCCTGGCCAGCCGGAAGGATTTTAGGATGAATACgtgcaccccccaccccagaggagCCTTCATGTTGGAGCCGGTGGGCATGTCCCCCATGGGGGCACTGCTGCCGAGGAACCAGAAGG AGGCCGGGAGGGCTGAGGAGCAGCCAATGGAAGTCTCTGCGTGCAGGAGTCCCGTCCCGGCGCTCAGCATCTCCCAGGAGCCAG GCACCACTCCAGAAGGCCCAGTGCCcggaggtgggggtgaggaagaggaTACAGAGGGGGCAGCAGAGCCCCCCGAGGCCTCAGCCCCTGAGGTCCCGATGGAGCCGcaggagcccaggagcccagAGCAG AGTGCGGCCCAGCCCAGGAGGTGTGCACTACGGGAGCGAAGGGAGGCCCTGGAGCCTGCGTCCCGGCTGAAG GAGACCCCAGACCCCTGGCAGGGCCTGGACCCCTTCGACTCCCTGGACTCTAAGCCCTTCAGGAAAG GTAGGCCCTACTCCGTGCCCCCCTGTGTGGAGGAGGCTCCAGGACAGAAGCGTAAGAGGAAGGCTGCTGTCAAGCTGCAGGACTTCCACCAGTGGTACCTGGCTGCCT ATGCTGACCACGCTGACAGCAGGAGGCCCCGGCGAAAGGGCCCTTCCTTTGCAG ACATGGAGGTGCTGTACTGGAGGCACGTGAGGGAGCAGCTGGAGACCCTCCGGAAGCTGCAGAGGAGGGAG GCGGCCGAGCGGTGGCGGCCGAGGGCTCAGGAGGAACCGTGGCCTGCGGAGGAGGACCGGCTGGAGGACTCCCTGGAGGACCTGGGAGCGGCAG CAGGTGACTTTCTAGAGCCCGAGGAGTACGCAGAGCCTGAGGGGGCCGAGCCTGGGGAAGACGCAGACCTGG AAGCGGAAGCCATGCCGGCGTCCCTAAGCTACGAGGAGCTGGTCCGGAGGAACGTG gAGCTCTTCATCGCCACCTCGCAGAAGTTCGTCCAGGAGACAGAGCTGAGCCAGCGCATCAGGGACTGGGAGGACGTCATCCAGCCCCTGCTCCAGGAGCAG GAGCAGCATGTGCCCTTTGACATCCACACTTACGGGGACCAGGTAGTCTCAAGGTTCAGCCAACTCAACCAGTGGTGTCCCTTTGCGGAGTTGGTGGCTGGCCAGCCTGCCTTTGAGGTGTGTCGTTCCATGCTGGCCTCCCTGCAGCTG GCTAACGACTACACAGTGGAGATCACCCAGCAGCCTGGACTAGAGGCGGCGGTGGATACCATGTCCCTGAGACTGCTCACGTACCAGCGGGCCCACAAGCGCTTCCAGACCTATGCTGCCCCCTCCATGGTCCAGCCCTGA
- the NCAPH2 gene encoding condensin-2 complex subunit H2 isoform X3 — MEDVEARFAHLLQPIRDLTKNWEVDVAAQLGEYLEELDQICISFDEGKTTMNFAEAALLVQGSACVYSKKVEYLYSLVYQALDFISGKKRAKQLSCEREDGPIGDAGSRAPQEVEYEFLSLDDLSDSRANVDLRSDQAPSETLIVPLLPMALVAPDETEKNSNPLYSCRGEVLASRKDFRMNTCTPHPRGAFMLEPVGMSPMGALLPRNQKEAGRAEEQPMEVSACRSPVPALSISQEPGTTPEGPVPGGGGEEEDTEGAAEPPEASAPEVPMEPQEPRSPEQSAAQPRRCALRERREALEPASRLKVRGGGAWTPSREGMLEAPLQWLSFEQSSSPELDLSPAAPGHLPPYVSRLGGGCMSSTLLCLLVLCAQETPDPWQGLDPFDSLDSKPFRKGRPYSVPPCVEEAPGQKRKRKAAVKLQDFHQWYLAAYADHADSRRPRRKGPSFADMEVLYWRHVREQLETLRKLQRREAAERWRPRAQEEPWPAEEDRLEDSLEDLGAAGDFLEPEEYAEPEGAEPGEDADLEAEAMPASLSYEELVRRNVELFIATSQKFVQETELSQRIRDWEDVIQPLLQEQEQHVPFDIHTYGDQVVSRFSQLNQWCPFAELVAGQPAFEVCRSMLASLQLANDYTVEITQQPGLEAAVDTMSLRLLTYQRAHKRFQTYAAPSMVQP; from the exons ATGGAGGACGTGGAGGCGCGCTTCGCTCACCTCCTGCAGCCCATCCGCGACCTCACCAAGAACTGGGAGGTGGATGTGGCGGCCCAGCTGGGCGAATATCTTGAGGAG CTGGACCAGATCTGCATTTCTTTTGACGAAggcaaaaccacaatgaacttCGCCGAGGCAGCTCTGCTGGTCCAGGGCTCCGCGTGCGTCTACAGTAAGAAG GTGGAATATCTCTACTCGCTGGTCTACCAGGCTCTTGATTTCATCTCTGGCAAGAA GCGGGCCAAGCAGCTCTCCTGTGAGCGGGAAGACGGGCCCATTGGGGATGCCGGCTCCAGGGCCCCCCAGGAAGTGGAGTATGAG TTCCTGTCGTTGGATGACCTCTCTGATTCCCGCGCTAACGTGGATCTGAGGAGTGACCAGGCCCCCAGT GAGACCCTCATCGTCCCCCTCCTGCCCATGGCCCTGGTAGCCCCTGATGAGACGGAGAAGAATAGTAACCCCCTGTACAG CTGTCGGGGGGAGGTCCTGGCCAGCCGGAAGGATTTTAGGATGAATACgtgcaccccccaccccagaggagCCTTCATGTTGGAGCCGGTGGGCATGTCCCCCATGGGGGCACTGCTGCCGAGGAACCAGAAGG AGGCCGGGAGGGCTGAGGAGCAGCCAATGGAAGTCTCTGCGTGCAGGAGTCCCGTCCCGGCGCTCAGCATCTCCCAGGAGCCAG GCACCACTCCAGAAGGCCCAGTGCCcggaggtgggggtgaggaagaggaTACAGAGGGGGCAGCAGAGCCCCCCGAGGCCTCAGCCCCTGAGGTCCCGATGGAGCCGcaggagcccaggagcccagAGCAG AGTGCGGCCCAGCCCAGGAGGTGTGCACTACGGGAGCGAAGGGAGGCCCTGGAGCCTGCGTCCCGGCTGAAGGTGAGGGGTGGTGGGGCCTGGACCCCCAGCAGGGAGGGTATGCTTGAGGCCCCTCTGCAGTGGCTGTCTTTTGAGCAATCTTCTTCCCCAGAACTGGACCTCtctcctgcagccccagggcaCCTCCCTCCCTATGTCTCTCGACTGGGGGGAGGGTGCATGTCCTCCACTCTCCTGTGTCTGCTTGTGCTCTGTGCTCAGGAGACCCCAGACCCCTGGCAGGGCCTGGACCCCTTCGACTCCCTGGACTCTAAGCCCTTCAGGAAAG GTAGGCCCTACTCCGTGCCCCCCTGTGTGGAGGAGGCTCCAGGACAGAAGCGTAAGAGGAAGGCTGCTGTCAAGCTGCAGGACTTCCACCAGTGGTACCTGGCTGCCT ATGCTGACCACGCTGACAGCAGGAGGCCCCGGCGAAAGGGCCCTTCCTTTGCAG ACATGGAGGTGCTGTACTGGAGGCACGTGAGGGAGCAGCTGGAGACCCTCCGGAAGCTGCAGAGGAGGGAG GCGGCCGAGCGGTGGCGGCCGAGGGCTCAGGAGGAACCGTGGCCTGCGGAGGAGGACCGGCTGGAGGACTCCCTGGAGGACCTGGGAGCGGCAG GTGACTTTCTAGAGCCCGAGGAGTACGCAGAGCCTGAGGGGGCCGAGCCTGGGGAAGACGCAGACCTGG AAGCGGAAGCCATGCCGGCGTCCCTAAGCTACGAGGAGCTGGTCCGGAGGAACGTG gAGCTCTTCATCGCCACCTCGCAGAAGTTCGTCCAGGAGACAGAGCTGAGCCAGCGCATCAGGGACTGGGAGGACGTCATCCAGCCCCTGCTCCAGGAGCAG GAGCAGCATGTGCCCTTTGACATCCACACTTACGGGGACCAGGTAGTCTCAAGGTTCAGCCAACTCAACCAGTGGTGTCCCTTTGCGGAGTTGGTGGCTGGCCAGCCTGCCTTTGAGGTGTGTCGTTCCATGCTGGCCTCCCTGCAGCTG GCTAACGACTACACAGTGGAGATCACCCAGCAGCCTGGACTAGAGGCGGCGGTGGATACCATGTCCCTGAGACTGCTCACGTACCAGCGGGCCCACAAGCGCTTCCAGACCTATGCTGCCCCCTCCATGGTCCAGCCCTGA
- the NCAPH2 gene encoding condensin-2 complex subunit H2 isoform X4, with amino-acid sequence MEDVEARFAHLLQPIRDLTKNWEVDVAAQLGEYLEELDQICISFDEGKTTMNFAEAALLVQGSACVYSKKVEYLYSLVYQALDFISGKKRAKQLSCEREDGPIGDAGSRAPQEVEYEFLSLDDLSDSRANVDLRSDQAPSETLIVPLLPMALVAPDETEKNSNPLYSCRGEVLASRKDFRMNTCTPHPRGAFMLEPVGMSPMGALLPRNQKEAGRAEEQPMEVSACRSPVPALSISQEPGTTPEGPVPGGGGEEEDTEGAAEPPEASAPEVPMEPQEPRSPEQSAAQPRRCALRERREALEPASRLKETPDPWQGLDPFDSLDSKPFRKGRPYSVPPCVEEAPGQKRKRKAAVKLQDFHQWYLAAYADHADSRRPRRKGPSFADMEVLYWRHVREQLETLRKLQRREAAERWRPRAQEEPWPAEEDRLEDSLEDLGAAGPPLPAGDFLEPEEYAEPEGAEPGEDADLEAEAMPASLSYEELVRRNVELFIATSQKFVQETELSQRIRDWEDVIQPLLQEQEQHVPFDIHTYGDQVVSRFSQLNQWCPFAELVAGQPAFEVCRSMLASLQLANDYTVEITQQPGLEAAVDTMSLRLLTYQRAHKRFQTYAAPSMVQP; translated from the exons ATGGAGGACGTGGAGGCGCGCTTCGCTCACCTCCTGCAGCCCATCCGCGACCTCACCAAGAACTGGGAGGTGGATGTGGCGGCCCAGCTGGGCGAATATCTTGAGGAG CTGGACCAGATCTGCATTTCTTTTGACGAAggcaaaaccacaatgaacttCGCCGAGGCAGCTCTGCTGGTCCAGGGCTCCGCGTGCGTCTACAGTAAGAAG GTGGAATATCTCTACTCGCTGGTCTACCAGGCTCTTGATTTCATCTCTGGCAAGAA GCGGGCCAAGCAGCTCTCCTGTGAGCGGGAAGACGGGCCCATTGGGGATGCCGGCTCCAGGGCCCCCCAGGAAGTGGAGTATGAG TTCCTGTCGTTGGATGACCTCTCTGATTCCCGCGCTAACGTGGATCTGAGGAGTGACCAGGCCCCCAGT GAGACCCTCATCGTCCCCCTCCTGCCCATGGCCCTGGTAGCCCCTGATGAGACGGAGAAGAATAGTAACCCCCTGTACAG CTGTCGGGGGGAGGTCCTGGCCAGCCGGAAGGATTTTAGGATGAATACgtgcaccccccaccccagaggagCCTTCATGTTGGAGCCGGTGGGCATGTCCCCCATGGGGGCACTGCTGCCGAGGAACCAGAAGG AGGCCGGGAGGGCTGAGGAGCAGCCAATGGAAGTCTCTGCGTGCAGGAGTCCCGTCCCGGCGCTCAGCATCTCCCAGGAGCCAG GCACCACTCCAGAAGGCCCAGTGCCcggaggtgggggtgaggaagaggaTACAGAGGGGGCAGCAGAGCCCCCCGAGGCCTCAGCCCCTGAGGTCCCGATGGAGCCGcaggagcccaggagcccagAGCAG AGTGCGGCCCAGCCCAGGAGGTGTGCACTACGGGAGCGAAGGGAGGCCCTGGAGCCTGCGTCCCGGCTGAAG GAGACCCCAGACCCCTGGCAGGGCCTGGACCCCTTCGACTCCCTGGACTCTAAGCCCTTCAGGAAAG GTAGGCCCTACTCCGTGCCCCCCTGTGTGGAGGAGGCTCCAGGACAGAAGCGTAAGAGGAAGGCTGCTGTCAAGCTGCAGGACTTCCACCAGTGGTACCTGGCTGCCT ATGCTGACCACGCTGACAGCAGGAGGCCCCGGCGAAAGGGCCCTTCCTTTGCAG ACATGGAGGTGCTGTACTGGAGGCACGTGAGGGAGCAGCTGGAGACCCTCCGGAAGCTGCAGAGGAGGGAG GCGGCCGAGCGGTGGCGGCCGAGGGCTCAGGAGGAACCGTGGCCTGCGGAGGAGGACCGGCTGGAGGACTCCCTGGAGGACCTGGGAGCGGCAG GTCCTCCCCTCCCAGCAGGTGACTTTCTAGAGCCCGAGGAGTACGCAGAGCCTGAGGGGGCCGAGCCTGGGGAAGACGCAGACCTGG AAGCGGAAGCCATGCCGGCGTCCCTAAGCTACGAGGAGCTGGTCCGGAGGAACGTG gAGCTCTTCATCGCCACCTCGCAGAAGTTCGTCCAGGAGACAGAGCTGAGCCAGCGCATCAGGGACTGGGAGGACGTCATCCAGCCCCTGCTCCAGGAGCAG GAGCAGCATGTGCCCTTTGACATCCACACTTACGGGGACCAGGTAGTCTCAAGGTTCAGCCAACTCAACCAGTGGTGTCCCTTTGCGGAGTTGGTGGCTGGCCAGCCTGCCTTTGAGGTGTGTCGTTCCATGCTGGCCTCCCTGCAGCTG GCTAACGACTACACAGTGGAGATCACCCAGCAGCCTGGACTAGAGGCGGCGGTGGATACCATGTCCCTGAGACTGCTCACGTACCAGCGGGCCCACAAGCGCTTCCAGACCTATGCTGCCCCCTCCATGGTCCAGCCCTGA
- the NCAPH2 gene encoding condensin-2 complex subunit H2 isoform X2, which translates to MEDVEARFAHLLQPIRDLTKNWEVDVAAQLGEYLEELDQICISFDEGKTTMNFAEAALLVQGSACVYSKKVEYLYSLVYQALDFISGKKRAKQLSCEREDGPIGDAGSRAPQEVEYEFLSLDDLSDSRANVDLRSDQAPSETLIVPLLPMALVAPDETEKNSNPLYSCRGEVLASRKDFRMNTCTPHPRGAFMLEPVGMSPMGALLPRNQKEAGRAEEQPMEVSACRSPVPALSISQEPGTTPEGPVPGGGGEEEDTEGAAEPPEASAPEVPMEPQEPRSPEQSAAQPRRCALRERREALEPASRLKVRGGGAWTPSREGMLEAPLQWLSFEQSSSPELDLSPAAPGHLPPYVSRLGGGCMSSTLLCLLVLCAQETPDPWQGLDPFDSLDSKPFRKGRPYSVPPCVEEAPGQKRKRKAAVKLQDFHQWYLAAYADHADSRRPRRKGPSFADMEVLYWRHVREQLETLRKLQRREAAERWRPRAQEEPWPAEEDRLEDSLEDLGAAAGDFLEPEEYAEPEGAEPGEDADLEAEAMPASLSYEELVRRNVELFIATSQKFVQETELSQRIRDWEDVIQPLLQEQEQHVPFDIHTYGDQVVSRFSQLNQWCPFAELVAGQPAFEVCRSMLASLQLANDYTVEITQQPGLEAAVDTMSLRLLTYQRAHKRFQTYAAPSMVQP; encoded by the exons ATGGAGGACGTGGAGGCGCGCTTCGCTCACCTCCTGCAGCCCATCCGCGACCTCACCAAGAACTGGGAGGTGGATGTGGCGGCCCAGCTGGGCGAATATCTTGAGGAG CTGGACCAGATCTGCATTTCTTTTGACGAAggcaaaaccacaatgaacttCGCCGAGGCAGCTCTGCTGGTCCAGGGCTCCGCGTGCGTCTACAGTAAGAAG GTGGAATATCTCTACTCGCTGGTCTACCAGGCTCTTGATTTCATCTCTGGCAAGAA GCGGGCCAAGCAGCTCTCCTGTGAGCGGGAAGACGGGCCCATTGGGGATGCCGGCTCCAGGGCCCCCCAGGAAGTGGAGTATGAG TTCCTGTCGTTGGATGACCTCTCTGATTCCCGCGCTAACGTGGATCTGAGGAGTGACCAGGCCCCCAGT GAGACCCTCATCGTCCCCCTCCTGCCCATGGCCCTGGTAGCCCCTGATGAGACGGAGAAGAATAGTAACCCCCTGTACAG CTGTCGGGGGGAGGTCCTGGCCAGCCGGAAGGATTTTAGGATGAATACgtgcaccccccaccccagaggagCCTTCATGTTGGAGCCGGTGGGCATGTCCCCCATGGGGGCACTGCTGCCGAGGAACCAGAAGG AGGCCGGGAGGGCTGAGGAGCAGCCAATGGAAGTCTCTGCGTGCAGGAGTCCCGTCCCGGCGCTCAGCATCTCCCAGGAGCCAG GCACCACTCCAGAAGGCCCAGTGCCcggaggtgggggtgaggaagaggaTACAGAGGGGGCAGCAGAGCCCCCCGAGGCCTCAGCCCCTGAGGTCCCGATGGAGCCGcaggagcccaggagcccagAGCAG AGTGCGGCCCAGCCCAGGAGGTGTGCACTACGGGAGCGAAGGGAGGCCCTGGAGCCTGCGTCCCGGCTGAAGGTGAGGGGTGGTGGGGCCTGGACCCCCAGCAGGGAGGGTATGCTTGAGGCCCCTCTGCAGTGGCTGTCTTTTGAGCAATCTTCTTCCCCAGAACTGGACCTCtctcctgcagccccagggcaCCTCCCTCCCTATGTCTCTCGACTGGGGGGAGGGTGCATGTCCTCCACTCTCCTGTGTCTGCTTGTGCTCTGTGCTCAGGAGACCCCAGACCCCTGGCAGGGCCTGGACCCCTTCGACTCCCTGGACTCTAAGCCCTTCAGGAAAG GTAGGCCCTACTCCGTGCCCCCCTGTGTGGAGGAGGCTCCAGGACAGAAGCGTAAGAGGAAGGCTGCTGTCAAGCTGCAGGACTTCCACCAGTGGTACCTGGCTGCCT ATGCTGACCACGCTGACAGCAGGAGGCCCCGGCGAAAGGGCCCTTCCTTTGCAG ACATGGAGGTGCTGTACTGGAGGCACGTGAGGGAGCAGCTGGAGACCCTCCGGAAGCTGCAGAGGAGGGAG GCGGCCGAGCGGTGGCGGCCGAGGGCTCAGGAGGAACCGTGGCCTGCGGAGGAGGACCGGCTGGAGGACTCCCTGGAGGACCTGGGAGCGGCAG CAGGTGACTTTCTAGAGCCCGAGGAGTACGCAGAGCCTGAGGGGGCCGAGCCTGGGGAAGACGCAGACCTGG AAGCGGAAGCCATGCCGGCGTCCCTAAGCTACGAGGAGCTGGTCCGGAGGAACGTG gAGCTCTTCATCGCCACCTCGCAGAAGTTCGTCCAGGAGACAGAGCTGAGCCAGCGCATCAGGGACTGGGAGGACGTCATCCAGCCCCTGCTCCAGGAGCAG GAGCAGCATGTGCCCTTTGACATCCACACTTACGGGGACCAGGTAGTCTCAAGGTTCAGCCAACTCAACCAGTGGTGTCCCTTTGCGGAGTTGGTGGCTGGCCAGCCTGCCTTTGAGGTGTGTCGTTCCATGCTGGCCTCCCTGCAGCTG GCTAACGACTACACAGTGGAGATCACCCAGCAGCCTGGACTAGAGGCGGCGGTGGATACCATGTCCCTGAGACTGCTCACGTACCAGCGGGCCCACAAGCGCTTCCAGACCTATGCTGCCCCCTCCATGGTCCAGCCCTGA
- the NCAPH2 gene encoding condensin-2 complex subunit H2 isoform X6 yields MEDVEARFAHLLQPIRDLTKNWEVDVAAQLGEYLEELDQICISFDEGKTTMNFAEAALLVQGSACVYSKKVEYLYSLVYQALDFISGKKRAKQLSCEREDGPIGDAGSRAPQEVEYEFLSLDDLSDSRANVDLRSDQAPSETLIVPLLPMALVAPDETEKNSNPLYSCRGEVLASRKDFRMNTCTPHPRGAFMLEPVGMSPMGALLPRNQKEAGRAEEQPMEVSACRSPVPALSISQEPGTTPEGPVPGGGGEEEDTEGAAEPPEASAPEVPMEPQEPRSPEQSAAQPRRCALRERREALEPASRLKETPDPWQGLDPFDSLDSKPFRKGRPYSVPPCVEEAPGQKRKRKAAVKLQDFHQWYLAAYADHADSRRPRRKGPSFADMEVLYWRHVREQLETLRKLQRREAAERWRPRAQEEPWPAEEDRLEDSLEDLGAAGDFLEPEEYAEPEGAEPGEDADLEAEAMPASLSYEELVRRNVELFIATSQKFVQETELSQRIRDWEDVIQPLLQEQEQHVPFDIHTYGDQVVSRFSQLNQWCPFAELVAGQPAFEVCRSMLASLQLANDYTVEITQQPGLEAAVDTMSLRLLTYQRAHKRFQTYAAPSMVQP; encoded by the exons ATGGAGGACGTGGAGGCGCGCTTCGCTCACCTCCTGCAGCCCATCCGCGACCTCACCAAGAACTGGGAGGTGGATGTGGCGGCCCAGCTGGGCGAATATCTTGAGGAG CTGGACCAGATCTGCATTTCTTTTGACGAAggcaaaaccacaatgaacttCGCCGAGGCAGCTCTGCTGGTCCAGGGCTCCGCGTGCGTCTACAGTAAGAAG GTGGAATATCTCTACTCGCTGGTCTACCAGGCTCTTGATTTCATCTCTGGCAAGAA GCGGGCCAAGCAGCTCTCCTGTGAGCGGGAAGACGGGCCCATTGGGGATGCCGGCTCCAGGGCCCCCCAGGAAGTGGAGTATGAG TTCCTGTCGTTGGATGACCTCTCTGATTCCCGCGCTAACGTGGATCTGAGGAGTGACCAGGCCCCCAGT GAGACCCTCATCGTCCCCCTCCTGCCCATGGCCCTGGTAGCCCCTGATGAGACGGAGAAGAATAGTAACCCCCTGTACAG CTGTCGGGGGGAGGTCCTGGCCAGCCGGAAGGATTTTAGGATGAATACgtgcaccccccaccccagaggagCCTTCATGTTGGAGCCGGTGGGCATGTCCCCCATGGGGGCACTGCTGCCGAGGAACCAGAAGG AGGCCGGGAGGGCTGAGGAGCAGCCAATGGAAGTCTCTGCGTGCAGGAGTCCCGTCCCGGCGCTCAGCATCTCCCAGGAGCCAG GCACCACTCCAGAAGGCCCAGTGCCcggaggtgggggtgaggaagaggaTACAGAGGGGGCAGCAGAGCCCCCCGAGGCCTCAGCCCCTGAGGTCCCGATGGAGCCGcaggagcccaggagcccagAGCAG AGTGCGGCCCAGCCCAGGAGGTGTGCACTACGGGAGCGAAGGGAGGCCCTGGAGCCTGCGTCCCGGCTGAAG GAGACCCCAGACCCCTGGCAGGGCCTGGACCCCTTCGACTCCCTGGACTCTAAGCCCTTCAGGAAAG GTAGGCCCTACTCCGTGCCCCCCTGTGTGGAGGAGGCTCCAGGACAGAAGCGTAAGAGGAAGGCTGCTGTCAAGCTGCAGGACTTCCACCAGTGGTACCTGGCTGCCT ATGCTGACCACGCTGACAGCAGGAGGCCCCGGCGAAAGGGCCCTTCCTTTGCAG ACATGGAGGTGCTGTACTGGAGGCACGTGAGGGAGCAGCTGGAGACCCTCCGGAAGCTGCAGAGGAGGGAG GCGGCCGAGCGGTGGCGGCCGAGGGCTCAGGAGGAACCGTGGCCTGCGGAGGAGGACCGGCTGGAGGACTCCCTGGAGGACCTGGGAGCGGCAG GTGACTTTCTAGAGCCCGAGGAGTACGCAGAGCCTGAGGGGGCCGAGCCTGGGGAAGACGCAGACCTGG AAGCGGAAGCCATGCCGGCGTCCCTAAGCTACGAGGAGCTGGTCCGGAGGAACGTG gAGCTCTTCATCGCCACCTCGCAGAAGTTCGTCCAGGAGACAGAGCTGAGCCAGCGCATCAGGGACTGGGAGGACGTCATCCAGCCCCTGCTCCAGGAGCAG GAGCAGCATGTGCCCTTTGACATCCACACTTACGGGGACCAGGTAGTCTCAAGGTTCAGCCAACTCAACCAGTGGTGTCCCTTTGCGGAGTTGGTGGCTGGCCAGCCTGCCTTTGAGGTGTGTCGTTCCATGCTGGCCTCCCTGCAGCTG GCTAACGACTACACAGTGGAGATCACCCAGCAGCCTGGACTAGAGGCGGCGGTGGATACCATGTCCCTGAGACTGCTCACGTACCAGCGGGCCCACAAGCGCTTCCAGACCTATGCTGCCCCCTCCATGGTCCAGCCCTGA